In Paenibacillus stellifer, the DNA window AAGAATCTGGAGGATGCCGCGCTTCAGGCGCGAACGATTGACAGTATCGTGAATACGGCGGCAGAGAAGGGCTTTAAAGGCATTATGCTGGATCTGGAAGGGCTTGGGTTGACCGGGGATAAAGCGAAAGCGCAGAGCGACTACAACGCCTTCGTCCGGAATCTGTCTGCGAAGGCCCGCGCACAGGGCCTGAAGCTTGGCATTGCCGTTCATCCGCTGAACAGCTCGTACGGCGGCTATGATTACAAGACGCTGGGGACACTGGCCGATGAGCTTGTCATCATGGCTTACGCATACGGTGATGAGAAATCACCGGAGCCGGCCGACAAGGTGGATGAAGCCATCCGGCTGGCGCTGAAGATGACGTCCAAGGACAAGCTGGTGCTCGGCATTTCGCTCCAGAGCGAGAATTCGTCATCGGTGAACACCAAGATCGGGCTGGCGAAGCGCTATGACCTGAAAGGCATCGCAGTGTGGCGGCTCGGACTGATTGCACAAGCGGCCTGGGACCAGATGAATGAATCCATTGAATTCGGCAATTAATCTGACTTTTGGCAAGTATCTATAACCATATATCAAAAGAACAACAGCCCTCCGGCTATTTATGCGGAGGGCTGTTGTCGGTTGTACGTGTCTCAGCAGGCAGGTGCACCCTGGATCAGGGATTACCAGGCTCCTTCGGTACTGACCGTAACCGCTCTGCTAGAAATTATAGCCCGTTTCCAGCAGCGACAGGGCTTCAGTCAGTATGTCCGGATAGCTCCGGTCATGCTGTTCGATAAAAAATTTCTGCGAAGCCATCGCGATGCCTACGAATGCCGCCGCGAGGCTGCGTACCCGAAGCTCATCCTTACTGCAGCCTTGGCGCTGGGCGATCACGCTGGCGACCATTTCTCCGGTTGTGATGATCTGCTGGATCATGGCGGCCTGCAGTTCGGGAATCTCGTACGATAACGACACCCGCTCCCAGATACCCACTACTTCATCTTCGGGAATCTGGTCGAAGCCGTCCTTGACCGCCCCTTTGAGAGCTTGAATGATGCTCAGCTCCGGAGGCTGCTTCAGAAAGCTCTCGATCAGCAGGGGATCATAATCATCTTCCAGTACAACCGCTTCTTTGGTGGAGAAGTAGCGGAAGAAAGTGCTGGGCGATATTTCGGAAGCTTCGGCGATTTGTTCCACGGTCGTAGCCTGATACCCCTGCTCGCGGAAGAGGCGCAGCGCATTCTCCTGAATGGTGGCTCTTGTCTTGAGTTTCTTTCGTTCCCGAAGTCCAGGCTTCGGACTGCTGTTATTCATGTCTGACAAATCCATCCCTCCACATAGGCCTACAAGGGGATTTCCGTTCCATACACTTACAGGAGGCAGTCTCCGGTTATGGTGACACAGGACTCCATTGGTATGGATGCTTCTCTTCAGTGTACCCTGATTTCGGCGGAAGGGACAAGCGCTTAAATCAGGAGGAGAGCTTTTGCGGCTCTGCAGCAGGCTCCGCCGTTTGGCGCGGCAGGAAGACAAGCGCCAGCAGGATGCCGGCCGCTGCAATGCCGGCGCAGATCCAGAGCATATGCTGCATGCCCTGGACGAAGGCGGATCGGACCATGCCCAGCAGGTCCGGCAAGTTCAACCGGCCGGCGACCGCAGCGCCGGCCGATGCGCTCTGGCGGACGGCCGACGCGGCTTCAACCGGGAGGCCGTCCAGCCGCAGGCCGCTGCGGTAGGCGGAGTTCAGCGCCGAGCCCAGCAGGGCGACGCCGACAGCTCCGCCGACCTGGCGCAGCGCCATGACCAGCGCTGAGCCGACGCCGCTGCGCTCGGCGGACAGCGCCCCGATCGCGAGATCCATCGAGATCGGCAGCGCGAAGCCGAGGCCCAAACCGGCGAGGGTGATCCATAAGGCGGCATAGCCATAAGTGCTGCCCGTGTCTGTGGCCGTGCCAAGGAGCAGAGCCGCCGCCATGACGGTGAAGCCAAGGGCAACAATGGTGCGCGAGTTCAGTTTCTTCAGGAGAAGATCGGAGTTCTTGGCGCCGACAAGCATTCCGCCGATCATCGGGAGCAGCCGCAGCCCGGTTCCCAAAGCGTCGGCTCCGTTAACGGCCTGAAAGTACTGCGGCATGACGAACAGCAGGCCGAATAAGGCGAACGACACGCAGGTGGCCAGAATGGTTCCCCAGGTGAAGCCGCGCGAATGGAAGAGCGACAGATCAATGAGCGGGTGCTCCGTCCGGCGCTCCCAGAGAACGAAGAAGATCAGAATAATGAGACCCGCCAGCAGGGTCGTGAGAGTGAGGGCATCTCCCAAGCCGTGCTCGCCCGCCCGGATAACACCGAAGGTTACGGCGGCCAGACCGATGCTGGATGATGCGACGCCTGCCACATCGAGCTTAAGGCGCAGCTCACTGCGTGATTCCGGCATGAGCAGCCCTACGGCAATCAGCGCGATCACAATAAGCGGAAGATTGATCAGGAAGACGGCCCCCCAGTTGTAATGATTCAGCAGCCATCCTCCAAGGATCGGGCCGAGCGGAATGCCGAGCATATTGGCCGAGGCCCAGACCATCATGGCTTTGGTCCGCTCGGGGCCTTCGAACAGTACGGGAAGCACGGACACGGATAGCGGGATGAGAAAGGCCGCACCCAATCCAAGCAAAGACCGCATAAAGATCAGCATACCGGTGGAGGCGGCATAAGCGCAGCCTGCCGATGCGCCGCCGAACAGGAGGAGGGCCAGCATCAGGAAGGTTTTGCGCCCGAACCGGTCGCCAAGCATGCCCGCAGGCAGCAGCATGGCAGCCAGCACCAGATTGTAGGAGTCCAGAATCCACTGGAGACGGCTGGTCGGAGCCTGCAGGTCCGTCGCCAGCGTCGGCAGAGCAACATTGAGAATGGTCATATCAAGACCGACCGCGAGCAATCCGAAGGTGAGTGAGAAGAGCACCCACCATTTCGATTTCAGGGAACGCGTCATTAGGTGAACCACCTTTCATAATCAAGGATACATTACATAATGGGATTTTATATAAAATGATAGTTACTGTCAAATTAAATATTGTGTCAAAATATTCGACAATCCGTTTCCTGAAAAGCAATCACTATCCTGAATGACAGTAACAAATGTCACAACCTTCGGAAGTCCAACCCGCTATAATCACTAAGGTTTGCCATTGACCTTTTTCATATATGTGGATATAAGCTATGCGCTTAGAAATGGCCTTGTAATTCTTGGTGAACACATGTTGTCCAAGGGACACCGCAAGGCGTCTATTCCTTGGGCTGTATTAACTCTCGGAGGGATTTCGATATCATGACTTACAAAGCATTGGAGCTGGTCAAACCGCAGGTCTGGGAGCTGGAGGGACTGGAGGTTGGCGTAACCTCGAACTGCAATTTCCGCTGCGATTACTGCTGCGCGTACAACCGGAATGACGGCCAGAGCCTGACTGGAAGCGAAATTATCACCATTCTGGAGGAGCTTCCGAAGCTGAAACGCGTTCGGCTGTCCGGTGGTGAAGTGACGCTGAAATATGAGGATTGTGTCGAGGTGGTATCCTACTGCGCCTCAAGAGGCATTTCGACTCAATTGAATTCCAACGCCAGCCTGCTGAACGAAGAGCGGATCGGAGGGCTGGCCAACGCCGGGCTGACGACGATCCATATTTCGTTCAATTTCACATCCGAAGAAGCGTTCTCCCGGTATTACAACATTCATCCAAGCATCTACCGCAAAATCTGCGAGAATATCGCCCTCTTCGCCCAGACGAACGTTGATACCGTTCTGGAGACACTGCTGTTCAGCGAGACGGAACGGAATATGCGGGAAATCAGCGACCATGTCTATGATTTGGGCGTGCGTACGCATGAAATTCAGAACAGCATTATTATGAATCACACCGGCTGGAAGTCGATCGCCGCCCGCGAAGGGCTCAAGGCTGCCGTGACGGACCTGATTGCGAACAAGCGGGAAGACACCATTCTGTACTTCACCTGCATGGACCGCTTCATGGAAGCGCTTGGCTTCCGGGAGCAGCCGGGGGTTTATTTCCCTCACTGCATCGAAGGCAAGACCCAGCTTCATCTGCACGGCAACGGCGATATTCTGATATCCGAGCTGTGCCATCCGGTAATTATCGGCAATATTTACAAAGGAACCTCACTGAAGGATATTTATAATCCGACGCCTGAGCCGCTGGCGGCATTTCTTGAGAAGCAGCCATGCCCGGCGCTGGATGCGCTGTTTCCGGAGGGGCTGCCGGTTACTTGACTGGGGCAATATTAAGAGTATATTAATCTCTCTCCTCCGGTAATGTTCATTAGGATCACTAAATAGCCTCATACTTAGGCCGTTTGTTTCGCGCAGAAAGCGTGAAGCGGACGGCCTTTTCGTATGGAGAGAGAGGGAGGAATTGGAAGGATTATTTCGGCAGAGAAAACATTCAATAAATCGTCTGCAAAAATTGTCGAAAATGATTCATTTTTGACGGAGAAAACCCGATAAAATCAGTAAAATCGATGGCGGGTCAGGGTTGCCAAACGCAGAGACTGCGCTTAAGGGGTGCTAAAGAATGAAAATTCGTACTAAGCTGTCAATCATGATTCTAGCTGTTACACTGCTGTCCACGCTGCTCATGGGCGGGTTCAGCTATATCAAATCAGCGGACTCGCTGGAGAATATGTCCGACGACTCCATGCTGTCACTGAACAAGAGCAGTGCCGAAACCATTAACGCCATGGTCGAAAAAGAACAAACCCGCATGGCCCAGTTCGCCGGCGAGTCCGACGTCAGGACACTGCTCAGTCAAGGCAAAAATGGAGGTGCGGCGGACGCGTCGATCCAGAAGGCTGTCACGGGCAGGCTGAAGGAAATCACCACAGAGGCCGGAAATCTTGAGCATGTCTTCGTGGTCAATTTGAAGGGTGATGATGTAGCGGACAGTGATGAAGCGCTGCTCGGCGCCAATTTCAGCGACAGAGCCTACACCAAGGCGGTGCTGGGGGCAGGTGAACCTTATATCAGCGAGACGTTGAAGTCCAAGTCGACAGGCGCATTTATACTGGCCTTCGCCCATCCTGTCAAGGTGGACGGCCAACTGGTCGGCTTCGTTGCATCCGCCGTTTTTGCGGACAGCCTGACAACGTATCTGGGCGACATCCACGCGGTTAACGGCTCTTCCAGCTACGCCTATATTGTGGATGATAAAGGCATACTGCTGTTTCATCCGACCAAGGAGAAAATCGGAGGGGCGGTCGAGAATGATAGCATAAAAGCTGTTGTGGCCCGTGTCCAGAAAGGTGAGAAGCCGGAGGATGCGATTGTCAGCTATGTCTTTAATGGTCTGGATAAAAAGGCAGCCTACACAGTTCTGCCGGATACGAAATGGACGCTTGTCCTGGCGGCGGATGTTGGAGAAGTTATGAAGCCGGTCAACGACATGACTACTTTTGTCGTCCTTTTGGGACTGGTCAGCCTTGTGGTGACCCTGCTGATCGGTCTGATCGTGTCCCAGCGGATTACGGCCCCGATTCTCAAGGTGACGGAGCTGATTAATAAGACGGCAGAGCTCGACCTGAAGTATGATGCAAGCTATGAGCATCTGCGCAAGAACAAGGACGAGACCGGAATCATCGCCAATGCGATGTTCCGAACGAGGGAAGCTCTCCGTGTAATGGCGGGCAGTCTGGTAAGCATATCGTCCAAGGTGCTGCACAATGCTGAGGAGCTGGAGCGGCTGGCGGTGGATGTCAGAGAGAACGCCCATGACAATGGAGCGACTACACAGGAGCTGTCAGCGGGAATGGAGGAGACAGCGGCTTCCACCGAGGAGATGACCGCGGCCATCCATGAAATCGACAGCAATGTCGGGGCGATTTCGGAGAAGGCGAAGTCAGGAGCGGCAGGAGCGGTTGAGATTGCAGACCGGGCGCTGTCGATGCGCGAAGAGACGCAGAAGTCGGCGGATCATGCGAAAGGGCTGTACACATCGGTCCGCGGCAAGATGGAACAAGCGATCGAAGACTCCGCACAGATTGAGCGGATCAACGAATTGGCGAAGACGATTATGGAGATTACCGCACAGACCAATCTGCTGTCGCTGAATGCGGGGATTGAAGCGGCCCGGGCGGGAGATGCGGGCAGAGGCTTCGCGGTCGTCGCAGGTGAAATCCGGAAGCTGGCCGAGAGATCGGCGCAGACGGCATCCGGCATCACGGAAATCGTGAGCGGCGTTCATACCTCGGTGGATCAGATGCGCGGAAGCTCAGAGGAGCTGCTGTCCTTCATCGACCAAAATGTGCTCACCGATTACGACAACTTCCTGGAGGTTAGCGAAAAATATACGGACGACGCCGAAATGGTCAGAAATCTGATGGAGGACTTCCAGAGCTCTGCCGGCCACCTGAGCGAGACAGTGTCCGCCATTACGATCGCCATTAACGAAGTGGCGGCGACGATCTCGGAAAGTGCGGCGGGCGTGCACGACATTGCGGAGCGTACATCTGATATCGTCGAGAAGACCTTCAAAGAGGCCGAAATGGCGGATGAAAATACGGTGAGCGCCAAAGAACTGCAGCGCCTGGTAGAGCAGTTCAAGCTGTAGAATGGATTAATAAGGGAGGCACCGGCAGCCGCTGGGGATGCCTCCCCGTTTTTTATGAGCAAATGAAATTATATCTTGCATTTCATTCGTAATGGGTGTATATTCTTAATTACGGTAATTGTTGCCGTGATTACATAATTTGCGGTCGTGGCGGAATTGGCAGACGCGCACGGTTCAGGTCCGTGTGGGCTAACCCCCCGTGGAGGTTCGAGTCCTCTCGACCGCACCACCTTAACAAAGAACAGGCTCTTGAATTTGTCCATGTGACGATTCAGGAGCTTTTTGCATAATGGGGATTTGCAAAGTGTTGCTCATGACCTGTGCCGACGAAATCTTGCACAACTATGGCGAAGATCGTGGAAACGAATTCGACGCATGCCGTGTTTTTGGAGAACGAGCGGAAAATGTTGCGTAACCTCTGGCTGATACGAAAGATATGCTTTTGAGAATCTGGGAGAAGGTAAAGGCTCAGGGAGCTTATTTGGAAATTATTCTCTTCGATACCAGTGATATGCAGCAGATGTTCTGGAAAAAAACGTTGAAAGCCGACGTCAAAATTGTGGAGATGGTCGCGCATATGATGAGCGCCGGCCTTATATGATCAAAAAGCTCATTGGCAAGTATTTCAAGCTCGATGCCGGGAAAATCGTAGTGACGACACCGTTGGTAGGCGGCGGTTACGGAGGTAAAGTACCGACGCAAATCGAGATCATCGCCTATTTGGCTTCCAAGGCGGTGAACGGCAAACCGGTAAAAGTATTTAACGAGCGCGAAGAAGATATGATAACTTCCCCGGTTCATATAGGCCTCGAAGCGACTGTCAAACTGGGATGTACAAAAGACGGCAAATTAAAAGCGGCCAAATTGTTTTATTTGTTCGATTCCGGAGCTTATTCCGATAAAGGAGCAACCATTAGCCGGGCGGCTGCGGTGAGCTGCACGGGTCCCTATTCCATCGAAAACGTATGGTGCGACTCTCTTTGCGTATATACCAATCATCCTTATGCCACCGCCTTTAGAGGGTTTGGGCATTCGGAGGTTTTATTCGCATTCGAGAGGACGATGGACATGCTAGCCGACAAGCTCGGGATGGATCCGTTGAAGTTACGGGAAATGAACGCCATTCTCCCCGGACATACGACTCCAACGCAAGTTTCTTTGAACACGAGTAATGTGGGAAACTTGCCCGAGTGCATTCGTAAGCTCAAATCCTTGATGAACTGGGAGGAAGGCAGGGTCATCCCTGTTAACGAGCGAAAGGTTCGAGCCAAAGGAATTTGTTGTATATGGAAAACATCGACAATCGATACAAACGCAAGCTCTAACGCGATTCTAACGTTTAATCCGGACGGCAGCGTGAACCTGCTGTCCGGCCTAGTCGAGATCGGAACGGGAACCAAAACGGTCCTCGCGCAGCTCGTCGCGGAGAAGCTGAAAATGGACGTTAGTCAAATCCATGTACGCATGGAAGTGGATACGCAGTCGATGCCGGAGCATTGGAAAACCGTTGCAAGCAGAGGCACTTATATGGCCGGCAAAGCTGTTCTGCAAGCTGCCGACGAGCTTATCCGCCAGCTCAAGGAGCTCGCTTCCCGTATACTGATTTGTTCACCCGATGATTTGGAGCTGGGATTCGGTGAAATTTACATGAAGGACGATCCGACCAAAACATGCAAAATCTCCGACATCGCTTACGGGTTTAAATATCCGAACGGCAACGCGATCGGCCGACAGATGATGGCCGCCGGGAGTTATATGTTCAAGCATATGACTCATCTGGACCGTGAGACCGGGGCCGGAAAACCGGGCCCGGAGTGGACGGTAGGAGCCCAGGGAATCGAGATCGAATACGATACGAGAGACTTTACCTACAAGATCATAAAAGCCTGCTCCGTCATCAATGTAGGAAAAGTATTGAATTTTAAAGCAGCCGTCGGGCAAGTCATGGGCGCTATGAGCATGGGGCTGGGATTTGCGGGGAGGGAGACTTTTTTATTTGATCGGAACGGCAAAGTGCTGAATCCTCAGCTTCGAAATTATGTCCCTCTGCGGTACGGCGAGCACCCGGAGTATATCGTCGAATTTGTGGAAACTCCGCATGTGGACGCCCCGCATGGAGCACGAGGCATAGGCGAGCACGGCTTGATCGGCATGCCTGCCGCTCTTGCTAACAGCCTGTCTGTCGCTGCAGGAGTACAACTGAATCAACTCCCCCTTGTTCCGGAGCTGATCTGGAATACCAAACAACCTGGAGGAATGTGATGATTCCGTTTGATTTTTCGTACTATAAATCAACAACACCAGAGGATGCCGTGGAGATGTACCGGGTTTTGCAGGATCAAGGGAAACAACCGTACTATTACGCAGGCGGTACCGAGCTGATCACATTGGGGAGAATACGTGAAGTCTATACGGAAGCGGTCATCGATATTAAAGGGATCGTAGAATGTCAATCGCTCGAGCTGGGAAAGGACCGGCTGACGGCCGGGGCGGCGGTATCTCTTGCGCGGCTCCAGGAGTCTCAATACTTCCCGCTGCTGGGACATGTCATTAGCGAGATCGCCGATCATACAGCGCGCAACAAAATCACGATCGGAGGCAACCTTTTCGGTCATATTTATTATCGGGAAGCTGCCCTGCCGCTGCTTATTACGGATACGGACGTCGTGATCGCCGGCAGAAACGGGAGAAGGCGCGCTCCGCTGCACTCCATATTTGACGAGCGCCCCGTGCTGGAGAAGGGGGAGCTGATGATCCAGTTGACCATCGCCTCCGGCGATCTCAGCCTCCCCGGCTTCACGGTGAAAAAAAGGAGACAGTGGGATATCGGATATCCGTTGATTACCGTAGCGTCTGTCAAAAAGAACGGGAAAATCCGGGTATCGGTCAGCGGTTTATGCCCCTTCCCATTTCGCGATGAACGAATCGAGGACTGCTTGAACGATACGGAACTTGGTTTTTCGGACCGAATCGAACAAGCGATGCGGCATCTGCCGGGGCCTGTCCTGAACGATGTGGAGGGATCCCGGGAATACCGGATCTTCGTGTTGAAAAATACCCTGCTGGACGTATTACATGAGCTGGAAGGAAAATCCGATGCACCAGGTTGAAGTAAACTTGCTATCAATGGCGAAATCCGGCCGATCATTGTCAGAAACGCCGATACATTGCTATATATTCTTCGCGAGAAGTTAGGCTTGACCGGAGCCAAGCCGGGCTGTCTGAACGGAGATTGCGGAGCCTGCACGATTCATGTGGATGGAGCCCCGATGAAATCTTGCCTGATGTTGGCGGTCGAAGCGGAAGGTTGTACAATTACAACTGTGGAGGGTTTAAACTATACGGCATTGCAAGCTCAATTCGTCGATAAATTTGCATTTCAGTGCGGATATTGTACGCCCGGTTTCATTATGAATGCCGACGCGTTAATTGCCAAACATCCCGATGCCGAAGATAAAGTCATCACGGAATGGCTTGATTCGAACATATGCCGCTGTACGGGGTACAAGGAAATTGAGGAAGCGGTAAAAACAGCGATGGCGATTGCCCGCTCGGCTTCGAATGCTTCACAATCGCTGTAAAGCCTTCCCCGAGAAGACTTCATCCATTTCCGTCTGTAATCTCGTCGTTATATCGTGCTGTTCCACAGAGGTTAATGTATCCTTGATATAGCCGAACAAATAGTTGTCCAAATCGAAAGATTTCAGCCGGCATCGGGTATGAAACATGAGGTGCTCAACGATATTTACATCGGTCATGGTACAGTTGTAGAAGATGATCCGATATATACTGCCTGATGGAGCTGATAATATGACTTTTATCCAGTTGCATAACAACCGATTCGGGAACAAGCCCGGAAGAGTCATTTCCAGTTACGAAGGCACTTCAATAACCGGTCCTTCGGAAACAAGCATCGTCACGCTAGCTCCTTGAGGTACGTAGTCTTGCTTTGCAATGTTCACTACTTTCGCACCAATGATATCGGATACCGTCCGTAAAATGTTCGTCAGACGTTCAGCATTGTACTGCTCGTCGATATATCCGATATAAGTTTCACGCTCGGCCCGGGTTTTCGTGTAACAGATGTCGTACATCTTGAAACTTAGCGATTTGGTTAGATTGTTAAAGCTCTGTAATTGGATAAATTGGATAAATTGGATAACCATTCTAATCTACTCCTTATTTGAAATCAATGAAGCATTGGTGGAACTGGGCCATGGGAGTGAAGTGAGATATGCAATTCGAGCTGATCGTTAATCGAAGCAAAAAAGATATCCTTCACGCTTGCCCCCTTTGCCTTTAGCTGAGTTTCAAGCCACTGCATGTCTTTTTTCATATAGGCAAGCACCTCTTTTAATACATTTCCATCCACGATTAACGGATAGGCCAGTCCGCTGTAGCTTTTCGCCACGCCCAGATCTTCCGCAGTTACGGCTGTCTTTGACGCTTTTTTGTACAAGGTCAATTTCCCGTTCGCTTCGAGAACGGCAAGCTCAACCTCATCCAGATTAAATACGTCTTTTTCCCGAATCATCTGAATAACGTTGTCGACCGAATATCGAACCTTTTGAAGGTTTCGTTTGATGATATGACCCTGATGGACGACAACGGTCGGTTCGAACGTAATCCACTTTCCGAATGTCCTCCATTTGATAGCTAGAGTGGAAACGGCGCGCTGCAAGAGGCCAATTACTACGATGGCATAAGCTGTATGCAGATGCTCGATTTTCGGATCGGCAATATCTGCCCCCACTACGGCACCCAACGCGAGAATGACAAGAAAATCGAACACCGGTAATTCGCCGATGGAACGTTTCCCCATATACAAGGCGATCAGTAACAAGAGAGGGAATATCGTGGCGATTCGTCCTGTTACAAGCAGAAGTTCTTTTACTGTCTCCAATAACATCCCTGCCTCCCTGGTTATCGTATGAGCTTCCTATCTCATCCACATGGCAAAGAAAGACCTACGACTCACTAGAAATTCTTACTGCAATTTGGGGTCGATTGGGGTCGCATGGTGGTTTGTTTTTGATTCCTGAAATAAGCTACTCTGTTCCATTGCTATTCCTGATTTTAAATCAAGTATGCGCTCCAATTCTCCAATCGTTACAGGCTTGGCATGCCGCATTAACTCGTAACCCATCTGACCATTGGGTTCCAGTGTAGCGAATTTGACATCGCTCAAATTAGAAATTCCATTTTGCCGGAGCCGCATTTCTAACATATCCACTGTGATTCGAAGGGAACGTAAATTTTTAGGTATGATTTGTCCATTTTCGATGATGATTTTAGAACGACCGCTCATGAGATTCTCTAACCAATCAAATTTCAGTTGCAAATATTCAATGATTAGCAGAGAGACAATAAAGATCGCAGCGGAGCCAATTGCTTTCCAAAGCTCATTGTTGGCAATCGGTTGAACAATGGTTGTACCGATTGAGATCATGATTACAGTTGTAGCGACGCTCATTTGAGAAATTGATTTTCTCCCCGAAACACGAAGAAGTATCATTCCGGCAATGACCAAGAAGGCTGATTTCCAAATCCAAGCCAAATCCAAGCCATATCCATTTAGTAACCTCCCTATTTAGAATATCCAGAATTAGGGTAAGTACTTTTGTCCGGATTTATTCATCCTAATATTAATAACGAGAGCCCAATAAATGGTCGAGCCTGCCGGATAGTTGGTAGCCAACTAAACTGGGCACGAAAAAACAAAAAACAAAATCAGTCTGCCGCTGGTACCGTCACTTTGTAAAAAACCTCCAGATGGAGGGCTTTTACATCTTAGTGCGCCTGGCATGGGCGTCATCTCTAGGGTGAAAGTCCCGAAAGGGGGCCGGCGAGCGCCTAGCGTTAGCCAAAAGCAAGGGCGTCCGTCGCGAGGCGGAGTCGGGAGGAAGCTGGAGGCAAACGCTCGACCCAAGGTACACGAACCTAATTGAGGCTGTATGAGCCGGATGAGTCTGCCAAACAAGACGAAGTTCCCAAGCCGCCAAGGGCTCATACAGTACGGTGTCCGTGCTTCCGGCTGAAGAGGAGACGGCTGTGGAACGAGGCTAGGCGGACCAGCCACTGGACGTGGCCAAGCTCATCGCCGCCACCACGCTGCCGGACATATCGCCGCCTGTAGCGGGCCTTTGTATGCGTCGCATCGACAATGAGAGCACTCTTTTCAAGATCCCTTGCTGGAGGGCCAGCTCAACCGACTTGCCGATAAGCAAATCCAGCACATTCAGATCTTTCAGCCGAAGTTTGCGGAACTTGGTGAGCGAAGAGGGATCGATGACCGGCTCTCCGGCGCCATCTTAAGCAAGTACTTGAAGGACATGTCTTGCGTGAGCACTCAACGATGTCCACATCCGACAGATCGAAAATGGCTTTCAGAAGCAAATATTTGAACATTCGCACCGGAAATCACCGCTTGAAATCTTACATGGTCAACCCGTGCATGATAGTTTATATTATTAACAATAAAGCTTCAGACACGGGGGTAGAAAGTAATGCAGCTGAAAGACATTCAGGTGACGATCCAGCAGATCGGTGTCGCGATTTCATCCGTTTTAAAACTGGAAGTGGAAATAGCCGATCACGAGCTGTATCGCATTGCAGGAACGGGGGCCGTCAAGTCAGGTATCTGGCAAAAAATGAGCAACGAGGATTTCGTTTACAGGGAATGCTTAAATACGGGCAAGCCGGTCATTGTCGATCGTCCGGGTTATCACAAGCTATGCGGTCCTTGCATGCATTACCGGAACTGT includes these proteins:
- a CDS encoding DUF421 domain-containing protein, producing the protein MDLAWIWKSAFLVIAGMILLRVSGRKSISQMSVATTVIMISIGTTIVQPIANNELWKAIGSAAIFIVSLLIIEYLQLKFDWLENLMSGRSKIIIENGQIIPKNLRSLRITVDMLEMRLRQNGISNLSDVKFATLEPNGQMGYELMRHAKPVTIGELERILDLKSGIAMEQSSLFQESKTNHHATPIDPKLQ